GGATGAGTGCCATGTTCCCGTCCGATGTGGTGGTGGCGAGCGAGGGTAGACCGCAAACTGCGTTCCATCCTGCGTTCGGGACGAGTGCCTCGCTCAAACGGCACCAGCAGGATTGGTCGGAGAAGTATCAGCGCTCAAGGCCGGGCGGAGCAGGGTACGCGATTGCTGGCACGGCGAGGGAACGAGACGCGGAGTCGGGCCGGCTGCAGATCGTCGCTGGTACGGTGGACGGTGGCCAGATCGATAAGCGGAAAGTGTACGGCGGTTCGGTCGGCAGGGCAAGGAAACAGCATGGCCGGAGTCCCCGGCGGGTGGTGCTGCGGGCTGCGGACGATTCCGGCTCGGGCCAATCGTCCGACATCCTGTGCTCGTCGGTGTTTCTCACCTACCGGGAGGGGCTGTTCTTCAACACCGCCAAGCAGCAGCCGGCGGGAACAGCGCGCGAACGCAATTGTACCGATGTGTAGTGAAATCGCCTCAGAAATGTATCTGCTTGTGTGTTCGTTTTATGTGGTTAAAAATAGTGTTTAAGTCATTTCCACCCCAAAAAACTGTTGCGTGAACCATTACTGTACTGGAGCTTAAAGCCACGTGCCTTACAAAAGTGATGGAAAGGGAtggattttttaaaacataaactGTGTTCTTGTGTTCCTCACTTTAAgcaataaaatgtttgtttaaacctttaaaaaaaacaataacatgtTTACTTACGTAGATagagctgctgctcctgccgtATCCCGTCCCGGGATTCTTTCTCCCAAGTTCCGATTAAATTTGCGGTGAAAATCCTCATTTGACAGGTTCGAGCGCGCGTTGAGCAATTATTCCCGACCAGCGCCCGACAAGGATAATTAGATTACTCCCATGCACCGCCATCGGTGTAGCacggaaaagggaaaaacaaCCATCTTCTAGCCGCCGCCGTATCTCGGGAAGTCAATGCAAGATTTTCATCCATcgctaaaataaaaaagaatagtaagagaaaaaaaaattagcatAATGTTTGCTAGTGAACGTGACTTGCATCGCACCACCACGCCAACAGAAAAAGGAACTTACCTCCAAAACCGGGTATAAAAGCTGCACTACCGCACCACTCGGGACTGCAGAGAGCGACTGCTTGCCGGTGCGCTGTGAACAAACCCAATTGAGCAGTGAGTGTGTTACCGCGTTACCATGGCACGGGTAACGCTTGCGCTGGCCGTTTCCCTGGCAACTTACGCGGCCTACTACTACGTGCACTTTGCCGAAGCGCAACCGATCGGATCGTTGGTACTGGCGGCACCACActcccagcaacagcagcagcccggtTCGTCCACCTCCGACGAGGGCACTATAAATcatcttcagcagcagcaccaacggCTCAAGGATACGAACGTTTACcgagcgagatcgaaaatgcggCCGCACGATCGAAAGCACCCTGGCGTAATTGGTGCCTATCAAGCGTACCGCCGGACTGTGCAAGGACCACAGCTGATGCCGCGTAACCCGGCCACAGCGGACCGGTTTGCCGACGATCCGGCTGTGGACGAGCAGGACCAGATGCGGTTTAGCTTGGAGGGTTTTCTAACCGGCGCCAGGACGCCAACACTGCTGAACGTTgacgaagaggaggaggaggaggacgaggatcATGAGCAGGGAGGTGATGGGTTGGTGAAACGGTTCGACGATTATGGCCACATGCGGTTCGGCAAGCGGGGCGGCGAGGGCGACCAGTTCGATGACTATGGGCACATGCGGTTTGGCCGATAAGCAGGCGGGATAAAGGGACATTCGAAGGGGCTTTGGAAGTAGGTGgcggtgtgtgtattttttgtgggAAAAACACTTGTTTGTATGGTGTACtagcgcaacaacaacaaaaaaaaacaactgcaaTTTGGGGTGgcaaataaagcaaaacttctctgtctgtgtgtgtgtgtgaagtatACTCTGATCGATTACTATTTCTCATTTATGCaaaatttccaaaaaattCACCACCGTTCAACTTCACCCGGAAAAGTTCCAGTTCCGGCATTGGTTTTCcgctttatttttaaatgttacaAATTTCGATTGAATTACGCACTAGAAAATGAGATGAAATGCTGCTGCAAAAAGGAGATGTGAAATAACAAATTCGAGAGGGGTGGTTGActgggaagggggggggggggggaggtggtcTCTGGAAGCAACGGCAAAGCCCCACAGCGACCGTAATAATCGTTTCTGATGTATGCAAAAAACCGTTTCGAATCCGAAGAGGGGTGGGGTTGATAAGCGAATAtaaattacgataataatGCACATGtgaatctctctctctctctctctctctctctctctctctctctctctctctctctctctctctctctccccctatctctctctctctgaccCTACATTAACAAGGGGAAATCGGGCTCCGCGTTCGACTAGCATTGCGAATTAAATTCTAGCATAATTGTAAATGTAAACGTTTCGTTTCGTAATGTTTGGCGCCGTTTTGATGTCTTCTATGTACAGGTAACACACATTAGCTGTGCCACTTTGTTTGCTGCGTTTACAATTGTTACCACACTAAACTAAACCACGCTGCCGGCTGTCGATTGTCTGCTGTCTGCTCGTCCACTTTAAATCCACTGTCGTAATGCACGTTTCCTGCCTACCTCTCTTCTACCGTTTATTGCTTGTTATGTATGCAGTTGTATGCAACTGTTCGCCCCAATAACTTAACAACGATCAATAAAAGTGTCCAACTTCAAAACACCTTCCACAACGGACCACGTGTCGCACACGCCACGCCCTAACAGTAGCAGTAAGTTCGCTTtgtatcacaaaaaaaacaacaaaatatcatCTCCTCCCTACTCCTGCTTCGGGTGCGTTTCGGGCTGATCGGTCATCGTGTCCGTTtcgtcgtcgccgccgccCTCATTCTTTGGCCGCGTCCACTTGATCATCGTCTCGGGCGACCGGTACAGGAACAGCAGCTTGGCAAACAGATCCTCCTCCAGCGTAAACTCGGACGATTCGCGCACGAGATAGATGTCGAGACAGAGCTGCAGCACCCGGTCGACGTACGGCAGATCCTCGAACATGATTTTGGAGCTCGCGCCGGAAAAGATGCTCGTGCGCAGCATGCGCGAGAACACCAGTATCATCGTCGAGTAGATGCCGATAATGctgaggagagagagagagagagagagggttaATATAGCTTGTTTTTCGACACACAGCAACCTAACTCCAGTGCTTCTTACCCGCCCGCCGCAATCGAGCTGATGGTGCTGGGGAATATCTTGTCGTTGAACATGTAAATCACCAGAAAATTGGTGCAGTCGGCATACGGCAGCCGGGAAAAGTACTTCTCGTACAGCGTGTCCGAACAGTCCTCCATCGCTTGCCACCAGCTCGTGTTGGACGTTTCGTCCATGTACAGCTGCCGTAGCTGCACGTTGCGATAGTTCTCTTCGTCATCATcgcctgaaaaaaaaaacgcgaaaaTCGAAGATAAATACGATTAAAATCCATCTACTTGAAAGGCTACTTGTCACCACCGCTTACCGTCAGCCGTTTTAACCAGCTGATGAACGGGCCGTATCGAGCCACTGTTTTGGACGCGCAGAAACTTGGGCATAATGTTCATCAGCACCGCCATTTCGTCCGGTTTCGTTCGGCTGAGCGAATTGATGAGCGCCTGCCGGGCCGGCCCGTCGTACAGCTGGTAGGTGCGCTCCTCGGAGATGACGCCCGGGTTTTCCTTCGAGTTGGTCATCCGGCTGATCGTGTACCGGAAGCGGCACGTTAGCGTCACGTTGTTGATCAGATCGTACAGCAACCGGTTCCGATCGGGCGGGGAAATGTTCCAGATCGACGCAGAGCTTATGCCGAGCTGTACAGCCGCCACGTCGGCAGGTTCGTAGTTGGAGAGGAACGTTTGGGCCGATCGCTCCATGAAGGGTGCCGTAAAGTTGGACCAATTGTTTGGTGTGAGACtgtaaaaacgaaaaaaaaaatcattaaataaaTACAGTCAACATTGAACCATAATCACACACTCTTACCCATAAATGCTATTGTTTTGTGCACTCATCGCGTACACCGGCTCGTACGTCCCGATGCGCAGCTCCACCGACACGTCGTGCGGAATGTTCGGCTGACCGACCGCATTGCTAAACGCAAACAGGGCCAGCGGGAACCAGATGAGAAAGATAATGCCCAACATCATACCACCCCCCATCAGATACTTCACCATTGCGCCCTTCTTCTGGCCGCGCGGTGCCGGCAAATCTTCCTCCAGCTGCCGCATGCACTTCAGC
This sequence is a window from Anopheles merus strain MAF chromosome 3R, AmerM5.1, whole genome shotgun sequence. Protein-coding genes within it:
- the LOC121595558 gene encoding uncharacterized protein LOC121595558, coding for MARVTLALAVSLATYAAYYYVHFAEAQPIGSLVLAAPHSQQQQQPGSSTSDEGTINHLQQQHQRLKDTNVYRARSKMRPHDRKHPGVIGAYQAYRRTVQGPQLMPRNPATADRFADDPAVDEQDQMRFSLEGFLTGARTPTLLNVDEEEEEEDEDHEQGGDGLVKRFDDYGHMRFGKRGGEGDQFDDYGHMRFGR